A genomic window from Melopsittacus undulatus isolate bMelUnd1 chromosome 7, bMelUnd1.mat.Z, whole genome shotgun sequence includes:
- the ANKRD37 gene encoding ankyrin repeat domain-containing protein 37 isoform X4, with product MEQRSLAITAFPLFQSGSLSGLLEAGAAVNAPADAFGQSPAHLAACGGEAFFLLWQLQTGANLNQQDCLGEAPIHKAARVGSLECLALLVAGDAKIDLCNNSGQTAADLALAYGFLECARFLRTTQHTQTMKLRGQSGYSARDNHGLLREDPAAQKQEGETTRSTSRKRRRSDLVS from the exons ATGGAGCAGCGCTCTTTGGCAATAACAGCCTTCCCTTTATTTCAGTCCGGTAGTCTGAGCGGTCTgctggaggcaggagctgcagtgaaTGCACCTGCAGATGCCTTTGGTCAGTCTCCAGCTCACCTGGCTGCCTGCGGTGGGGAAGCCTTCTTCCTACTTTGGCAACTGCAGACGGGAGCGAATTTGAACCAACAG GATTGCCTTGGAGAAGCCCCGATTCATAAAGCAGCAAGAGTTGGGAGTTTGGAATGTCTTGCTCTGCTTGTTGCGGGTGATGCCAAAATTGA CTTGTGCAACAACAGCggacaaacagcagcagacctGGCCCTGGCTTATGGCTTTCTGGAATGTGCCAGGTTCCTCAGGACAACTCAGCACACTCAGACAATGAAACTGAGAGGGCAGTCTGGCTACTCAGCAAGGGACAACCATGGCTTGCTGAGAGAGGATCCAGCTGCACAGAAACAAGAAGGTGAAACCACCAGATCCACaagcaggaagaggagaagaTCAG ATCTGGTCTCCTGA
- the ANKRD37 gene encoding ankyrin repeat domain-containing protein 37 isoform X1, with amino-acid sequence MEQRSLAITAFPLFQSGSLSGLLEAGAAVNAPADAFGQSPAHLAACGGEAFFLLWQLQTGANLNQQDCLGEAPIHKAARVGSLECLALLVAGDAKIDLCNNSGQTAADLALAYGFLECARFLRTTQHTQTMKLRGQSGYSARDNHGLLREDPAAQKQEGETTRSTSRKRRRSGGVYTVGL; translated from the exons ATGGAGCAGCGCTCTTTGGCAATAACAGCCTTCCCTTTATTTCAGTCCGGTAGTCTGAGCGGTCTgctggaggcaggagctgcagtgaaTGCACCTGCAGATGCCTTTGGTCAGTCTCCAGCTCACCTGGCTGCCTGCGGTGGGGAAGCCTTCTTCCTACTTTGGCAACTGCAGACGGGAGCGAATTTGAACCAACAG GATTGCCTTGGAGAAGCCCCGATTCATAAAGCAGCAAGAGTTGGGAGTTTGGAATGTCTTGCTCTGCTTGTTGCGGGTGATGCCAAAATTGA CTTGTGCAACAACAGCggacaaacagcagcagacctGGCCCTGGCTTATGGCTTTCTGGAATGTGCCAGGTTCCTCAGGACAACTCAGCACACTCAGACAATGAAACTGAGAGGGCAGTCTGGCTACTCAGCAAGGGACAACCATGGCTTGCTGAGAGAGGATCCAGCTGCACAGAAACAAGAAGGTGAAACCACCAGATCCACaagcaggaagaggagaagaTCAGGTGGTGTGTATACTGTTGGTTTATGA
- the ANKRD37 gene encoding ankyrin repeat domain-containing protein 37 isoform X3: protein MEQRSLAITAFPLFQSGSLSGLLEAGAAVNAPADAFGQSPAHLAACGGEAFFLLWQLQTGANLNQQDCLGEAPIHKAARVGSLECLALLVAGDAKIDLCNNSGQTAADLALAYGFLECARFLRTTQHTQTMKLRGQSGYSARDNHGLLREDPAAQKQEGETTRSTSRKRRRSGDLVS, encoded by the exons ATGGAGCAGCGCTCTTTGGCAATAACAGCCTTCCCTTTATTTCAGTCCGGTAGTCTGAGCGGTCTgctggaggcaggagctgcagtgaaTGCACCTGCAGATGCCTTTGGTCAGTCTCCAGCTCACCTGGCTGCCTGCGGTGGGGAAGCCTTCTTCCTACTTTGGCAACTGCAGACGGGAGCGAATTTGAACCAACAG GATTGCCTTGGAGAAGCCCCGATTCATAAAGCAGCAAGAGTTGGGAGTTTGGAATGTCTTGCTCTGCTTGTTGCGGGTGATGCCAAAATTGA CTTGTGCAACAACAGCggacaaacagcagcagacctGGCCCTGGCTTATGGCTTTCTGGAATGTGCCAGGTTCCTCAGGACAACTCAGCACACTCAGACAATGAAACTGAGAGGGCAGTCTGGCTACTCAGCAAGGGACAACCATGGCTTGCTGAGAGAGGATCCAGCTGCACAGAAACAAGAAGGTGAAACCACCAGATCCACaagcaggaagaggagaagaTCAGGTG ATCTGGTCTCCTGA
- the ANKRD37 gene encoding ankyrin repeat domain-containing protein 37 isoform X5, producing MVVLGCGAESGSLSGLLEAGAAVNAPADAFGQSPAHLAACGGEAFFLLWQLQTGANLNQQDCLGEAPIHKAARVGSLECLALLVAGDAKIDLCNNSGQTAADLALAYGFLECARFLRTTQHTQTMKLRGQSGYSARDNHGLLREDPAAQKQEGETTRSTSRKRRRSGGVYTVGL from the exons ATGGTGGTGCTGGGCTGCGGTGCGGAG TCCGGTAGTCTGAGCGGTCTgctggaggcaggagctgcagtgaaTGCACCTGCAGATGCCTTTGGTCAGTCTCCAGCTCACCTGGCTGCCTGCGGTGGGGAAGCCTTCTTCCTACTTTGGCAACTGCAGACGGGAGCGAATTTGAACCAACAG GATTGCCTTGGAGAAGCCCCGATTCATAAAGCAGCAAGAGTTGGGAGTTTGGAATGTCTTGCTCTGCTTGTTGCGGGTGATGCCAAAATTGA CTTGTGCAACAACAGCggacaaacagcagcagacctGGCCCTGGCTTATGGCTTTCTGGAATGTGCCAGGTTCCTCAGGACAACTCAGCACACTCAGACAATGAAACTGAGAGGGCAGTCTGGCTACTCAGCAAGGGACAACCATGGCTTGCTGAGAGAGGATCCAGCTGCACAGAAACAAGAAGGTGAAACCACCAGATCCACaagcaggaagaggagaagaTCAGGTGGTGTGTATACTGTTGGTTTATGA
- the ANKRD37 gene encoding ankyrin repeat domain-containing protein 37 isoform X2, producing the protein MASAPLGQPAGPRSGSLSGLLEAGAAVNAPADAFGQSPAHLAACGGEAFFLLWQLQTGANLNQQDCLGEAPIHKAARVGSLECLALLVAGDAKIDLCNNSGQTAADLALAYGFLECARFLRTTQHTQTMKLRGQSGYSARDNHGLLREDPAAQKQEGETTRSTSRKRRRSGGVYTVGL; encoded by the exons ATGGCGAGTGCCCCGCTGGGTCAGCCGGCGGGACCGCGT TCCGGTAGTCTGAGCGGTCTgctggaggcaggagctgcagtgaaTGCACCTGCAGATGCCTTTGGTCAGTCTCCAGCTCACCTGGCTGCCTGCGGTGGGGAAGCCTTCTTCCTACTTTGGCAACTGCAGACGGGAGCGAATTTGAACCAACAG GATTGCCTTGGAGAAGCCCCGATTCATAAAGCAGCAAGAGTTGGGAGTTTGGAATGTCTTGCTCTGCTTGTTGCGGGTGATGCCAAAATTGA CTTGTGCAACAACAGCggacaaacagcagcagacctGGCCCTGGCTTATGGCTTTCTGGAATGTGCCAGGTTCCTCAGGACAACTCAGCACACTCAGACAATGAAACTGAGAGGGCAGTCTGGCTACTCAGCAAGGGACAACCATGGCTTGCTGAGAGAGGATCCAGCTGCACAGAAACAAGAAGGTGAAACCACCAGATCCACaagcaggaagaggagaagaTCAGGTGGTGTGTATACTGTTGGTTTATGA